The Aedes aegypti strain LVP_AGWG unplaced genomic scaffold, AaegL5.0 Primary Assembly AGWG_AaegL5_hic_scaff_1055_PBJ_arrow, whole genome shotgun sequence genome contains a region encoding:
- the LOC110680216 gene encoding astacin-like metalloprotease toxin 2 isoform X2 gives MQVQTKNELFRYGNTIQNFLDSNYKWLNATVIYQIDGQFSSDEILTIKSAMNSMNSNSCVRFKKRTNEVGYVSITSEPSGCWADTGRSLGVSQLNLGPGCFDNEGTVLHELMHTLGFLHQHTRPDRDQYVQVQYENIIQRPEILFNFEIIEPWTSLAFPLPYDYDSIMHYKPFMYSIDPQRLVTVASRNPTVTTIGQRDQLSTLDIISINFLYCV, from the exons ATGCAGGTacagacaaaaaatgaattgtttAGATATGGCAAcacaattcaaaattttctggaTTCAAATTATAAGTGGTTGAACGCGACAGTCATTTATCAAATCGATGGTCAATTCT CCAGTGATGAAATTCTCACAATCAAGAGTGCCATGAACAGCATGAATTCAAATTCGTGCGTTCGTTTCAAAAAACGAACCAACGAAGTAGGCTACGTTAGTATAACATCCGAGCCCAGTGGTTGCTGGGCTGATACTGGGCGATCTTTGGGAGTTTCG CAACTCAACCTTGGCCCTGGGTGTTTCGACAACGAAGGAACAGTTCTCCACGAGTTGATGCATACTTTGGGATTTTTGCACCAACATACGCGTCCAGATCGGGACCAATACGTGCAGGTGCAGTACGAGAACATAATCCAAAGGCCGGAAATACTGTTCAACTTTGAAATAATCGAGCCATGGACGAGTTTGGCGTTTCCGTTGCCTTACGATTACGACAGCATCATGCACTACAAGCCGTTCATGTACAGCATAGACCCTCAGCGATTGGTTACCGTAGCGTCGAGGAATCCAACGGTTACTACGATAGGACAACGCGATCAACTCAGCACACTCGATATCATTTCAATCAACTTTCTTTATTGCGTATGA
- the LOC5570319 gene encoding low choriolytic enzyme: MYVIVLVAGLVYLASAKFSVSDLSSYGTALYRTIDPRVDDLIKSLDPASRIQPWQLGNLVGGDMTLPIPKLQNALVGNSSSYFRWPNATVIYSLDGSFNNTELLNIYGAMREFEKYTCVRFKKRGTETAYVSIDNAQYGCWADVGRGRGKTRVHLQPGCANALTTPIHELMHALGFHHEHNRLDRDDYIEVIYDHMIPDPSVYFNFQLVEETETTNFSVPYDIGSIMHYLNTSFSVKPQTLRTMEPLIPWNGTFGQGPTLTKYDALLINIMYCGVPEPTEPLPVPHGWIPAEPIKKVSTTTPATSTTKKTVNVKKTTAFMKMSNSNKQKMEEDLKKILDSRKGLGSKPVLRN, translated from the exons ATGTACGTGATAGTTCTGGTAGCCGGACTGGTCTACCTCGCTTCAGCGAAATTTAGCGTTAGCGatttatcgagttatggaactgCGCTGTATCGTACAATTGATCCGAGAGTTG ATGACCTCAtaaaaagtttggatccagcTTCGCGAATTCAGCCATGGCAGTTGGGTAATCTAGTCGGTGGGGATATGACCTTGCCAATACCAAAGTTGCAAAACGCTCTCGTTGGCAACTCCAGTTCATACTTTCGTTGGCCAAATGCTACCGTAATCTACAGTCTGGATGGCTCATTCA ACAACACAGAACTTCTAAATATCTACGGAGCGATGCGAGAGTTCGAAAAGTATACTTGTGTCCGCTTCAAAAAACGTGGCACAGAAACAGCATATGTATCGATCGACAACGCACAATACGGATGCTGGGCGGATGTTGGCCGAGGACGTGGTAAAACACGGGTTCATCTGCAACCGGGCTGCGCAAATGCACTGACAACGCCCATTCATGAACTCATGCACGCTCTTGGATTCCATCACGAGCATAACCGGCTTGATCGCGACGATTACATTGAAGTGATCTACGATCACATGATCCCGGACCCTTCAGTGTACTTCAACTTCCAATTGGTCGAAGAGACAGAAACAACCAACTTCAGTGTACCATACGATATTGGGAGCATCATGCACTATTTGAACACTTCGTTCTCCGTTAAACCCCAAACTCTGAGAACTATGGAACCGTTGATCCCGTGGAATGGAACCTTCGGGCAAGGTCCAACGCTCACCAAGTACGATGCACTGTTGATCAACATCATGTACTGCGGAGTTCCGGAGCCCACGGAACCGCTTCCCGTACCGCATGGATGGATACCGGCGGAGCCTATCAAGAAGGTCAGCACAACGACTCCGGCGACCTCAACGACCAAGAAGACGGTTAACGTTAAAAAGACTACagcttttatgaaaatgtccAACAGCAATAAGCAGAAGATGGAGGAAGATCTCAAGAAAATCCTAGATTCCAGGAAAGGATTAGGATCCAAGCCTGTACTACGCAATTGA
- the LOC110680216 gene encoding astacin-like metalloprotease toxin 2 isoform X1, translated as MKMSMQLEFILILLSCQLGFVEIFMQVQTKNELFRYGNTIQNFLDSNYKWLNATVIYQIDGQFSSDEILTIKSAMNSMNSNSCVRFKKRTNEVGYVSITSEPSGCWADTGRSLGVSQLNLGPGCFDNEGTVLHELMHTLGFLHQHTRPDRDQYVQVQYENIIQRPEILFNFEIIEPWTSLAFPLPYDYDSIMHYKPFMYSIDPQRLVTVASRNPTVTTIGQRDQLSTLDIISINFLYCV; from the exons atgaaaatgtcgaTGCAATTAGAATTTATACTGATTTTACTATCCTGTCAGTTAGGTTTCGTTGAAA TTTTTATGCAGGTacagacaaaaaatgaattgtttAGATATGGCAAcacaattcaaaattttctggaTTCAAATTATAAGTGGTTGAACGCGACAGTCATTTATCAAATCGATGGTCAATTCT CCAGTGATGAAATTCTCACAATCAAGAGTGCCATGAACAGCATGAATTCAAATTCGTGCGTTCGTTTCAAAAAACGAACCAACGAAGTAGGCTACGTTAGTATAACATCCGAGCCCAGTGGTTGCTGGGCTGATACTGGGCGATCTTTGGGAGTTTCG CAACTCAACCTTGGCCCTGGGTGTTTCGACAACGAAGGAACAGTTCTCCACGAGTTGATGCATACTTTGGGATTTTTGCACCAACATACGCGTCCAGATCGGGACCAATACGTGCAGGTGCAGTACGAGAACATAATCCAAAGGCCGGAAATACTGTTCAACTTTGAAATAATCGAGCCATGGACGAGTTTGGCGTTTCCGTTGCCTTACGATTACGACAGCATCATGCACTACAAGCCGTTCATGTACAGCATAGACCCTCAGCGATTGGTTACCGTAGCGTCGAGGAATCCAACGGTTACTACGATAGGACAACGCGATCAACTCAGCACACTCGATATCATTTCAATCAACTTTCTTTATTGCGTATGA